In Oscillatoria sp. FACHB-1407, one DNA window encodes the following:
- a CDS encoding PAS domain S-box protein: protein MKDDEKSKEQLISELSVLRQKVTELEALVSDRENIEQELKQLKADLESEVAERTAALRGSNEQLVAEVAERHQAEEALRATKDQLEAILEAIPGIVSWISSDLRYLGVNRYLAGTYGLEPDAFVGQDIGFLQSSSQFTEFVQDFFHSSSEDTFQEVPATVHGVTRNFLIVMKKYDQGRAAFAVGIDITERHRAEQALREAEEKYRSIFENAIEGIFQTTPDGYYLSANPALAKIYGYDSPEELVANLTSVQQQLYVDPERRSEFIRLLQEHDAVVGFESQVYRRDGSLTWISENAHAVRDSDGNLLYYEGTVEDITERRRAKEALQRINEELETRVEERTAALKELNRRLVIEIAERQRVEAALRNSEAELRALFAAMTDVITVFDCQGRYLKMVATNSEVHYKPEVERVGKTVYDVLPLPVANLFYKQIQLALSMGKTVTLEYSLPVSNFTGSPDGQPKDRWFVANISPLPDNSVIWVARDITQRKQAEEALREAEEKYRSIFENAAEGIFQTTPEGRYISINPALVRMYGYASQEELINHLTDIETQLYVDPNRRAEFAALLEQQGSVFNFESQFYRKDGSIIWTSENARAVRDEDGKLLYYEGTVEDITKRKLAEEALRESEAKERERSQQLAKALIELQQAQTQLVQSEKMSSLGQLVAGVAHEINNPVNFIYGNLAYATRYTKDLLELVNLYQEAVSEPPSDIQTKCETMDLTFIMSDLPRLMASMRVGAERICEIVRSLQNFSRLDEAELKLVNVHEGIDSTLMILQHRTKAEANRPAIQIVKDYGDLPHIKCSAGQLNQVFMNIFSNAIDALEEKLKYLIFEAEWDDAAEIAPTNGHNSISLKALNPKTKTQFTPTIAIRTQVCNETHISISIRDNGPGMTQEILQRVFDPFFTTKEIGKGTGLGMSISHQIVVERHGGQIRCNSAPGEGAEFIIDLPIQPSNAK, encoded by the coding sequence ATGAAAGACGACGAAAAATCCAAAGAGCAGTTAATTAGTGAACTATCTGTTTTGCGCCAAAAGGTTACTGAACTGGAGGCGTTGGTTAGCGATCGCGAAAATATCGAGCAAGAGCTGAAGCAGTTGAAGGCTGACCTTGAGAGCGAGGTCGCAGAGCGAACGGCTGCTTTAAGGGGGTCAAATGAACAACTCGTAGCAGAAGTAGCAGAACGCCATCAAGCAGAAGAGGCACTGCGGGCTACGAAGGACCAGCTTGAGGCAATCTTAGAAGCGATCCCTGGGATTGTGTCGTGGATCAGTTCAGATTTGCGGTATCTCGGCGTCAATCGTTATCTGGCAGGTACTTATGGACTGGAGCCTGACGCTTTTGTTGGGCAGGATATTGGCTTTCTCCAATCCAGTTCCCAGTTCACAGAGTTTGTTCAAGACTTTTTCCATAGCTCCTCTGAAGATACGTTTCAAGAAGTGCCTGCGACGGTGCATGGTGTGACCCGTAACTTCCTGATCGTGATGAAAAAGTACGATCAGGGACGGGCTGCTTTTGCTGTTGGCATCGACATTACAGAGCGACACCGCGCAGAGCAAGCCCTGCGAGAGGCAGAGGAAAAGTATCGCAGCATTTTTGAAAATGCCATTGAAGGGATCTTCCAGACCACTCCCGATGGCTATTACCTCAGTGCTAACCCTGCCCTTGCCAAAATTTATGGGTACGACTCTCCCGAAGAACTGGTTGCCAACCTGACCAGTGTGCAGCAGCAACTCTATGTTGACCCCGAACGACGCTCTGAGTTCATTCGGCTGCTGCAAGAACATGATGCGGTCGTGGGGTTTGAGTCACAGGTCTATCGCCGGGATGGCTCCCTCACCTGGATCTCTGAAAACGCTCATGCTGTGCGAGATAGCGATGGCAATCTGCTGTATTACGAAGGCACGGTTGAAGACATTACCGAGCGCAGACGGGCAAAAGAGGCGTTGCAACGCATCAACGAAGAGCTAGAAACTCGTGTTGAAGAACGAACCGCCGCATTGAAAGAGTTGAACCGTCGTCTGGTCATTGAGATCGCTGAACGGCAACGGGTCGAAGCCGCTCTCCGTAACTCAGAAGCGGAACTGCGAGCACTGTTTGCGGCGATGACCGATGTGATCACCGTGTTTGACTGTCAGGGACGCTATCTCAAAATGGTGGCGACCAACTCTGAGGTTCATTACAAACCAGAAGTCGAACGGGTCGGCAAAACGGTATACGATGTCCTGCCGTTACCTGTTGCCAATCTGTTCTACAAGCAGATTCAACTTGCGCTTAGCATGGGCAAAACGGTGACTCTGGAATACAGCTTACCCGTCAGCAACTTTACAGGCTCTCCAGACGGACAACCTAAGGACAGATGGTTTGTTGCCAACATTTCGCCATTGCCCGATAATTCGGTGATTTGGGTGGCACGAGACATTACTCAACGGAAGCAAGCCGAAGAAGCTCTGCGAGAAGCCGAAGAAAAGTATCGCAGCATTTTTGAGAATGCGGCGGAAGGAATCTTCCAAACTACGCCAGAGGGTCGCTATATCAGCATTAACCCAGCCTTGGTGCGAATGTATGGCTATGCATCTCAGGAGGAGTTGATCAACCATCTGACTGATATTGAGACGCAGTTGTATGTTGATCCGAATCGTCGGGCTGAATTTGCAGCCTTACTGGAACAACAAGGCTCGGTTTTCAATTTTGAATCTCAGTTTTACCGCAAGGACGGCAGCATCATCTGGACTTCTGAAAACGCTCGTGCGGTTCGCGATGAAGATGGCAAATTGCTGTATTACGAGGGCACGGTTGAGGATATTACCAAGCGTAAGTTAGCCGAAGAGGCTCTGCGAGAGTCAGAAGCCAAAGAGAGGGAGCGATCGCAGCAACTGGCAAAAGCCCTGATTGAACTGCAACAAGCACAAACCCAACTCGTGCAAAGCGAAAAGATGTCGAGTCTGGGGCAGTTGGTGGCAGGGGTTGCCCACGAGATCAACAATCCCGTGAATTTTATCTACGGCAACTTAGCCTATGCTACCCGCTACACCAAGGACTTGTTGGAATTGGTAAACCTCTATCAAGAGGCGGTGTCGGAGCCTCCGTCTGATATTCAAACGAAGTGCGAAACAATGGATTTGACCTTTATCATGAGCGATTTGCCACGATTGATGGCGTCGATGCGGGTAGGGGCTGAGCGGATTTGTGAGATTGTGCGATCGCTGCAAAACTTCTCGCGATTGGACGAAGCCGAGTTGAAACTGGTCAATGTTCACGAGGGCATCGATAGCACCTTGATGATTCTGCAACACCGAACCAAGGCGGAGGCAAATCGTCCTGCCATTCAAATCGTCAAGGATTACGGAGATTTACCTCACATCAAGTGTTCGGCAGGGCAACTCAATCAGGTGTTTATGAACATCTTTAGCAATGCGATCGATGCTTTAGAGGAGAAGCTCAAGTACCTGATTTTTGAAGCGGAATGGGATGATGCGGCTGAGATCGCACCCACAAATGGGCACAACTCAATCAGCTTAAAAGCACTAAATCCTAAAACAAAAACTCAATTCACACCGACGATTGCCATCCGGACGCAGGTCTGCAATGAAACCCACATTTCCATCTCGATTAGAGACAATGGACCGGGTATGACGCAGGAAATTCTTCAGCGGGTGTTTGATCCCTTCTTTACTACAAAGGAAATCGGCAAGGGCACTGGGCTGGGAATGTCGATCAGTCACCAGATTGTAGTTGAGCGTCACGGTGGGCAGATTCGTTGCAATTCCGCTCCAGGTGAAGGCGCAGAATTCATCATTGATTTACCGATTCAACCATCCAACGCAAAGTAG
- the minD gene encoding septum site-determining protein MinD: MSRIIVVTSGKGGVGKTTCTANLGMALAQRNHKVAVVDADFGLRNLDLLLGLENRIVYTAVEVLSGDCRLEQALVKDKRQPNLALLPAAQNRTKEAVTPEQMKQIVNTLTESFDFILIDSPAGIEMGFQNATAAAQEALIVTTPEIAAVRDADRVIGLLEANNIKKINLIVNRLKPAMVQEDMMMSVKDVQEILAIPLIGVIPDDERVIVSTNKGEPLVLSQTVTLAGIAFGNIARRLEGETVPFIDLTATHDDLFSRIRRFFRASRD; encoded by the coding sequence ATGAGTCGCATCATCGTTGTCACATCTGGTAAAGGCGGGGTTGGTAAAACAACCTGTACTGCCAACTTAGGCATGGCTCTTGCTCAGCGCAATCACAAAGTTGCGGTCGTGGATGCCGACTTTGGTCTGAGGAATTTAGACCTGCTGTTAGGTTTAGAAAATCGCATCGTTTACACCGCTGTTGAGGTTCTGTCAGGTGATTGTCGTCTAGAGCAAGCCCTGGTCAAAGATAAACGTCAGCCCAATCTGGCACTTTTGCCTGCTGCTCAAAATCGCACCAAAGAGGCGGTTACTCCTGAGCAAATGAAGCAGATCGTGAATACGTTGACAGAGTCTTTCGACTTCATTCTCATTGACAGTCCAGCTGGAATTGAGATGGGGTTTCAAAATGCTACTGCCGCTGCTCAAGAAGCCCTCATTGTCACCACCCCAGAGATTGCCGCTGTGCGAGATGCCGATCGCGTTATTGGTCTACTTGAAGCAAACAACATCAAAAAAATCAATCTCATTGTCAATCGGCTCAAGCCAGCAATGGTGCAAGAAGACATGATGATGTCTGTTAAAGATGTGCAGGAAATTCTCGCAATTCCCCTGATTGGGGTCATCCCAGATGATGAACGGGTGATTGTCTCCACTAACAAAGGAGAACCTCTGGTACTCTCCCAAACCGTCACGCTAGCTGGGATCGCCTTTGGTAACATTGCCCGCCGTTTAGAGGGGGAAACCGTTCCGTTTATCGATTTGACCGCAACGCACGATGACCTCTTTTCTCGGATTCGTCGGTTCTTTCGTGCATCTCGCGACTAA
- a CDS encoding EamA family transporter has product MGRLDDLPEYSASGELNTAESVLKAVTQDLKTLQHDLVVQLKQDVKRLQAEKSHLLNEIEKLQAQHEMLQSEQNTLLTRQQLAQQQLWAKQLAQALAAHLQTQLLQRMQADPYAKPGPNTSAAPLQGTANDNAYQVLSSIDATLNRTMNSLRQDLNSYQSSLSQQISRMQTLEQQGEAILQALVNRLSQQLQSETAARPLNGGSVPPGSGYRTNGGGNGYPVSNAPYPYVTHPTKPDAAVLPVPPVVPPEPSLATGRSPQRTQQWSEFQLGLVLILLSTIALSLHNVVVGIIGNPSSIFGVFSLGGYIQLNSLGNSLWILWVRMLIVLPLIAALATRFYPPAWKAIKSFFVSGNRQLQFSVVSSGFFLFLSQILIYIAIAQVGPGVAVTILFMYPIVVVPLAWLLFRDRPTPLRWTVMFAILSGVILTAFPKLAATTNISWLGVGCAVMSGIFFAFYLLFMQISFKCKLHPVPVSVIQFFTIFVLTSFSLLLPLGPRVLPDGQLGFIAGGIVLGTLTFLGYLLNNFGVGLIGPARAAIIASSGPVLTALLAFFITPSSRTALQGVQWLGIVIVTVSVIALSFEKMLTQMKDTKSVNAKPAR; this is encoded by the coding sequence ATGGGGCGACTGGACGATTTACCCGAATACTCTGCCTCAGGAGAGCTAAATACTGCGGAATCCGTGTTGAAAGCAGTAACGCAAGATCTAAAGACCTTGCAACATGATTTAGTTGTCCAGTTAAAGCAAGATGTCAAACGACTCCAAGCTGAAAAGTCTCACTTGCTCAATGAGATTGAGAAACTGCAAGCTCAACATGAGATGTTGCAGTCTGAGCAAAATACACTGTTGACCCGGCAACAGTTGGCACAACAACAACTGTGGGCAAAACAACTGGCGCAGGCACTGGCGGCTCATCTACAAACCCAACTGCTTCAGCGGATGCAAGCTGATCCCTACGCCAAACCGGGACCCAATACATCAGCTGCTCCGCTTCAGGGAACCGCCAACGACAACGCCTATCAGGTTTTGTCTTCGATCGATGCGACCCTGAACCGCACGATGAACTCTCTGCGGCAAGACCTAAACAGTTATCAAAGCTCGCTATCGCAACAGATCAGTCGGATGCAAACCCTGGAACAGCAGGGTGAAGCGATCTTGCAGGCGTTAGTGAATCGGCTCAGTCAACAGTTACAGTCAGAAACGGCAGCCCGCCCTTTGAATGGGGGGTCTGTGCCCCCTGGCAGTGGCTACCGTACGAATGGGGGAGGAAATGGTTACCCCGTCTCCAATGCCCCCTATCCCTATGTCACCCACCCAACTAAACCCGATGCAGCGGTGCTTCCGGTTCCTCCAGTGGTGCCACCGGAGCCATCTCTCGCAACGGGGCGATCGCCCCAACGCACTCAGCAGTGGTCTGAATTTCAACTGGGGTTGGTGTTGATCTTGCTATCTACGATCGCCCTGTCACTCCACAACGTTGTCGTCGGCATTATTGGCAACCCCAGCAGCATTTTTGGGGTGTTTAGTTTAGGCGGATACATTCAACTCAACAGTTTGGGTAACTCCCTGTGGATCTTGTGGGTACGGATGTTGATCGTGCTGCCACTGATTGCGGCTCTGGCAACCCGGTTTTATCCACCCGCCTGGAAAGCCATCAAATCTTTCTTTGTCTCTGGCAATCGTCAGTTGCAATTCAGTGTGGTGAGCAGTGGGTTCTTTCTGTTTCTCTCACAGATCTTGATTTACATCGCGATCGCTCAGGTGGGTCCCGGTGTAGCCGTCACGATTCTATTTATGTACCCAATCGTGGTCGTGCCCCTCGCCTGGTTACTGTTCCGCGATCGCCCCACGCCCCTCCGCTGGACGGTGATGTTTGCCATTTTATCGGGCGTAATCCTCACTGCATTTCCTAAGTTGGCAGCAACAACGAATATTTCCTGGCTAGGCGTAGGCTGTGCTGTGATGTCGGGCATCTTCTTTGCCTTCTATCTCCTATTCATGCAAATTAGCTTCAAATGCAAGCTACATCCGGTGCCAGTGAGTGTGATTCAGTTCTTCACCATCTTTGTGTTGACTAGCTTTAGCTTGCTGCTGCCGTTAGGCCCGCGTGTGTTACCTGATGGGCAACTGGGATTCATTGCCGGGGGAATTGTCTTAGGAACCCTAACCTTCCTGGGGTATCTACTCAATAACTTTGGTGTGGGGCTCATCGGACCTGCACGCGCCGCTATCATTGCATCGAGCGGACCTGTTTTGACGGCTCTTCTGGCGTTTTTCATCACCCCTAGCTCACGTACTGCCCTGCAAGGGGTGCAATGGTTGGGCATCGTGATCGTCACTGTCAGTGTGATTGCTCTTAGCTTCGAGAAGATGCTAACGCAGATGAAAGATACTAAGTCCGTTAACGCTAAACCAGCGAGATAA
- a CDS encoding four-carbon acid sugar kinase family protein, translated as MTANPKIIVLDDDPTGSQTVHSCLLLTRWDVDTLRIGLTDEAPIFFVLTNTRALTPTQADAVTREVCHNLKQAIALEGISDFLIVSRSDSTLRGHYPIETDAIAQELGPFDAHFLTPAFFEGGRITRDSIHYLIVNGVETPVHTTEFARDSVFAFSHSYLPDYVEEKTRGRIPATAVERFLLADIRAGSFDRLLHLKDNQCVVVDAETQADLNQFASDILAAASQGKRFLFRSAASLLTALAALPPQPIAPEDMAAYTRDGQAGVVIVGSHVKKTTEQLEHLLQAEGTVAIEVDVVHLLDESATQRADLLQHTLDQVHRAHADGKTPVVFTSRQELTFADVQTRLDFGLAVSQLLMDVVRGLPTDIGFLISKGGITSNDVLSQGLALTTARLLGQILPGCSIVRTPANHPQFPNLPVVLFPGNVGDRTSLAEAYLRLSRNPKPA; from the coding sequence ATGACAGCTAACCCTAAAATTATTGTCTTAGATGACGACCCGACAGGTTCCCAAACGGTTCACAGTTGTCTGTTGCTGACTCGTTGGGATGTGGACACGCTTCGTATTGGCTTGACAGATGAGGCACCAATCTTTTTCGTGCTGACCAATACGCGAGCCCTCACCCCAACCCAAGCTGATGCAGTGACACGGGAGGTCTGCCATAACTTAAAGCAAGCGATCGCCCTGGAGGGAATTAGCGACTTTTTGATTGTCAGCCGCTCTGACTCAACCCTCAGAGGACACTACCCAATTGAGACAGACGCGATCGCCCAAGAGTTAGGTCCATTTGATGCTCACTTTCTGACCCCTGCTTTTTTTGAGGGAGGACGCATCACCCGCGATAGCATCCACTACCTCATCGTTAATGGGGTGGAGACGCCCGTTCATACGACTGAGTTTGCTCGTGACTCTGTCTTTGCCTTTAGCCACAGTTACTTGCCCGATTACGTCGAAGAAAAAACCAGAGGACGCATTCCCGCCACGGCTGTAGAGCGGTTTTTGTTAGCCGATATTCGCGCAGGCAGTTTCGATCGCCTGCTGCACCTCAAGGACAATCAGTGTGTGGTGGTAGATGCCGAGACTCAGGCTGACTTGAATCAATTTGCCAGTGATATTCTCGCGGCTGCCTCTCAGGGTAAGCGGTTTTTGTTTCGCAGTGCCGCCAGTCTGCTGACTGCATTAGCAGCGTTGCCTCCGCAACCCATTGCCCCAGAAGACATGGCGGCGTATACTCGTGACGGTCAAGCCGGAGTGGTGATCGTCGGTTCCCATGTGAAAAAGACGACGGAGCAACTGGAACACCTGTTGCAAGCGGAGGGAACAGTGGCGATCGAAGTCGATGTGGTGCATTTATTAGACGAATCGGCGACTCAACGGGCTGACTTGCTGCAACACACGCTGGATCAGGTGCATCGCGCTCATGCCGATGGCAAAACCCCCGTTGTGTTTACCAGTCGTCAGGAACTCACCTTTGCTGATGTGCAAACCCGCCTGGACTTTGGCTTGGCTGTGTCTCAACTCTTAATGGATGTGGTCAGGGGTTTGCCGACCGATATCGGATTTTTGATTAGCAAAGGGGGCATCACCTCCAATGATGTTTTGAGTCAGGGGTTAGCTTTAACTACCGCCCGCCTGTTGGGACAGATCTTGCCAGGATGCTCTATCGTTCGCACACCTGCCAATCATCCGCAGTTCCCCAATCTACCTGTGGTGCTGTTTCCCGGAAATGTGGGCGATCGCACCTCTTTAGCCGAGGCGTATTTGCGTCTCAGCCGCAACCCCAAACCTGCTTAG
- the minC gene encoding septum site-determining protein MinC, with product MNSDTSAPAPISPISQPLPDVTPHLQVRFKSEGGRLLLLLPPEPEEETPLSTTWADVWQQLRQRLNAGDRFWQPNTAVHLIARDRLLDVRQLQAIADALNEAQLQLKRVYTSRRQTAVAAVTIGYSVEQHSPIAHLNQPAESGQALADPLYLQTTLRSGMEIRHPGTVVILGDVNPGSTIIADGDILVWGNLRGVVQAGAAGNSRCLIMALRMEPTQIRIADQVARAPETPPDQYHPEIAYVSAEGIRIAKASDFSRTRLINHLS from the coding sequence ATGAATTCTGACACTTCTGCACCCGCCCCAATCTCACCAATTTCTCAACCCCTGCCCGATGTCACCCCTCATTTACAAGTCCGGTTTAAAAGTGAGGGAGGTCGGTTGCTACTTCTGCTACCACCAGAGCCGGAAGAAGAGACGCCCCTGAGCACCACCTGGGCAGATGTATGGCAACAACTGAGACAACGACTAAATGCTGGCGATCGCTTCTGGCAGCCCAACACCGCCGTTCACCTGATTGCTCGCGATCGTTTGCTCGATGTGCGCCAACTCCAGGCGATCGCGGATGCACTCAACGAAGCCCAACTCCAACTTAAACGGGTTTACACAAGTCGTCGTCAAACTGCCGTTGCGGCTGTTACGATCGGATATTCCGTCGAGCAACACTCTCCGATCGCCCACCTCAACCAACCCGCCGAGTCTGGGCAAGCCCTGGCTGATCCGCTCTATCTCCAAACGACCCTGCGATCAGGTATGGAAATCCGCCATCCTGGTACAGTGGTAATCTTGGGAGATGTCAACCCCGGTAGCACGATCATCGCTGATGGCGACATTCTGGTTTGGGGCAATCTGCGCGGTGTAGTGCAGGCAGGTGCCGCCGGGAATAGTCGCTGTCTAATCATGGCACTACGCATGGAGCCAACTCAGATTCGGATTGCTGATCAGGTTGCACGCGCACCCGAAACCCCACCGGATCAATATCACCCTGAAATTGCCTACGTTTCCGCCGAAGGGATTCGCATTGCCAAAGCCTCTGATTTCTCTCGCACTCGACTAATCAACCACCTGAGTTAA